A genomic stretch from Eptesicus fuscus isolate TK198812 chromosome 15, DD_ASM_mEF_20220401, whole genome shotgun sequence includes:
- the TSC1 gene encoding hamartin isoform X1 — translation MAQQANLGELLSMLDSPVLSVRDDVTAVFKENLNADRGPMLVNTLVDYYLETSSQQVLHILTTLQEPHDKHLLDKMNEYVGKAASRLSTLSLLGHAIRLQPPWKHKLSQAPLLPSLLKCLKVDTDVIVLTTGVLVLITMLPMIPQAGKQHLHDFFDIFGRLSSWCLKKPGHVAEIYLVHLHASVYALFHRLYGMYPCNFVSFLRSHYSMKENLETFEEVVKPMMEHVRIHPELVTGSKDHELDPRRWKKLETHDVVIECAKISLDPTEASYEDGYSVSHQNSARLPPRSADVTASPYVDAQNSFGRRDSGSVTSTPHSASRPISSTPGQLPPPLSSPAPRLSAEAPQATTLWSPSLVCGMATPPTSPGNVPPDCSQPYSKAFGAPGGKGTPSGTPATSPPPAPLCPSDDCVHGPLPPPTATPPRKEEKTDPARPCLHRQHHLPNDRGLEELPGSKELPLSDLPGFLGGLASEEDSIEKDKEEAAIYKELSEITTADTEPLVPRGGFDSPFYQDSLLGCPRKTPSATASAQGASVHPEPLNSSLDKLGPDTPKQAFTPIELPCGGLDESPAGSRERQTPLETRILTPSPFRVPSQRGAGFGSGQPPPYDHLFEVALPKAAHHFVSTKTQELVKKVPGSAEGAWVPSASPLEVLDRLIQQGADAHGKELSRLSLPSKSVDWTHFGGSPPSDEIRTLRNQLLLLHNQLLYERFKRQQHAVRNRRLLRRVIRAAALEEHNAAMKDQLKLQEKDIQMWKVSLQKEQARCSQLQEQRDTMVAQLHSQIRQLQHDREEFYNQSQELQTKLEDCRNMVAELRLELKKANSKVCHTELLLSQVSQKLSNSESVQQQMEFLNRQLLVLGEVNELYLEQLQNKHSDTTKEVEVMKAAYRKELEKHRSHALQQSQRLDTSQRRVLELEAQLAKKDHLLVEQKKYLEDVKLQARGQLQAAESRYEAQKRITQVFELEVLDLYGRLEKDGLLRKLEVERTEAAEAAEERLDCCNDSGSGPVRGHSDAVSGHNGETRPPRPGSTRGGGGGSSSSSSSSQLSTPEKPPAQRAGPFSSRWETAVGEPSASIPATVGSLPSSKSFLGMKARELFRNKSESQCDEDGVTSSSLSETLKPGVDAGVEAKAPLSPDGPRPALPSPDSVGQLRIMDYNEAHQEHS, via the exons ATGGCCCAACAAGCCAACCTCGGGGAGCTGCTCTCCATGCTGGACTCCCCGGTGCTGAGCGTGCGTGATGACGTCACGGCCGTCTTTAAAGAGAACCTCAATGCTG ACCGTGGTCCGATGCTTGTGAACACCTTGGTGGATTATTACCTGGAAACCAGTTCTCAGCAAGTATTGCACATCCTGACTACCTTGCAAGAGCCACACGATAAG CATCTCTTGgacaaaatgaatgaatatgtggGCAAAGCCGCCTCTCGGTTATCCACGCTCTCGTTACTGGGACACGCCATCCGGCTGCAGCCGCCCTGGAAGCATAAGCTCTCTCAAGCACCTCTCTTGCCTTCTCTGCTAAAATGTCTCAAG GTGGACACTGATGTCATCGTCCTCACGACCGGCGTCCTAGTGCTGATCACCATGCTGCCCATGATCccgcaggcaggcaagcagcacCTCCACGACTTCTTTGACATTTTTGGCCGGCTTTCGTCGTGGTGCCTGAAGAAACCAG GCCACGTGGCGGAAATCTACCTGGTCCATCTCCACGCCAGTGTCTACGCCCTCTTCCATCGCCTCTACGGGATGTACCCTTGCAACTTCGTCTCCTTCCTGCGCTCCCACTACAGCATGAAGGAGAACCTGGAGACCTTCGAGGAAGTGGTCAAG CCAATGATGGAGCATGTGCGGATCCACCCGGAACTGGTGACCGGATCCAAGGACCATGAACTGGACCCTCGGAG GTGGAAGAAGTTAGAAACCCATGATGTTGTAATCGAGTGTGCCAAAATCTCTCTGGACCCTACAGAAGCCTCGTATGAAGATGGCTATTCTGTGTCTCACCAAAACTCAGCCCGCCTGCCCCCTCGTTCAGCCGACGTCACCGCAAGCCCTTACGTGGACGCACAGAACAGCTTTGGTAGGAGGGACTCCG GGAGCGTGACTTCCACCCCTCACTCCGCGTCCCGGCCGATATCCAGCACGCCAGGGCAGCTACCTCCGCCTCTGAGTTCCCCTGCGCCACGGCTGTCAGCCGAGGCCCCGCAA GCTACTACTCTCTGGAGCCCATCTCTGGTGTGCGGCATGGCCACGCCTCCCACTTCTCCTGGAAACGTGCCGCCTGACTGCTCCCAGCCCTACAGTAAAGCCTTTGGTGCCCCTG GTGGAAAAGGAACTCCCTCGGGAACCCCGGCGACCtctcctccgcccgccccgctctgcccttcGGATGACTGCGTGCACggcccgctccccccgcccacaGCCACACCCCCCCGGAAG GAGGAGAAAACAGATCCGGCCCGGCCCTGTCTGCACAGACAGCACCACCTTCCCAACGACCGCGGGCTAG AAGAACTTCCTGGCAGCAAAGAACTTCCTCTCAGTGACCTTCCGGGGTTCTTAGGCGGCCTGGCCTCCGAAGAAGACAGCATTGAAAAGGACAAAGAAGAAG cggcaatttataaagaactttctGAGATCACAACGGCCGACACTGAGCCTCTGGTTCCTCGAGGAGGCTTCGACTCTCCCTTCTACCAGGACAGTCTCCTGGGCTGTCCGAGGAAGACCCCGTCAGCCACCGCCAGCGCTCAGGGCGCCAGTGTGCACCCCGAGCCTCTCAACTCGTCCCTGGACAAGCTGGGGCCCGACACACCAAAGCAAGCCTTCACCCCCATCGAGCTGCCCTGCGGGGGCCTCGACGAGAGTCCTGCCGGGAGCAGGGAGCGCCAGACCCCTCTGGAGACCAGGATCCTCACGCCCAGCCCTTTCAGAGTTCCGTCTCAGAGGGGCGCGGGCTTCGGCAGTGGGCAGCCTCCGCCCTACGATCATCTCTTTGAGGTGGCACTGCCCAAGGCTGCCCACCATTTTGTCAGCACGAAGACCCAGGAGCTCGTCAAGAAGGTGCCAGGAAGCGCGGAGGGAGCCTGggtgccctctgcctcccccctgGAGGTGCTGGACAGGCTGATCCAGCAGGGCGCTGACGCGCACGGCAAGGAGCTGAGCAG GTTGTCTCTACCCAGCAAGTCTGTCGACTGGACCCACTTTGGAG GCTCTCCTCCCTCAGATGAGATCCGCACCCTCCGTAACCAGCTGCTTTTACTGCACAACCAGTTGCTCTATGAGCGCTTTAAGCGGCAGCAGCACGCTGTCCGGAACAGGCGGCTCCTCCGCAGGGTGATCCGGGCGGCGGCTCTGGAGGAGCACAACGCGGCGATG AAAGACCAGTTGAAGTTACAGGAGAAGGACATCCAGATGTGGAAGGTCAGTCTGCAGAAAGAGCAAGCCAGGTGCAGCCAGCTCCAGGAGCAGCGGGACACGATGGTCGCCCAGCTGCACAGCCAGATCCGGCAGCTGCAGCACGACCGGGAGGAGTTCTACAACCAGAGCCAGGAGCTGCAG ACCAAGCTGGAGGACTGCAGGAACATGGTGGCGGAGCTGCGCCTGGAGCTGAAGAAGGCCAACAGCAAGGTGTGCCACACGGAGCTGCTGCTCAGCCAGGTGTCTCAGAAG CTCTCCAACAGCGAGTCGGTGCAGCAGCAGATGGAGTTCCTCAACAGGCAGCTGCTCGTGCTCGGCGAGGTCAACGAGCTGTACTTGGAGCAGCTGCAGAACAAGCACTCGGACACCACcaag GAAGTGGAGGTGATGAAGGCTGCGTACCGGAAAGAGCTGGAGAAGCACCGGAGCCACGCGCTCCAGCAGAGCCAGAGGCTCGACACCTCCCAGCGGCGCGTGCTGGAGCTGGAAGCTCAGCTGGCCAAGAAGGACCACCTCCTCGTGGAGCAGAAGAAGTACCTGGAGGACGTCAAGCTCCAGGCCAG AGGCCAGCTGCAGGCCGCCGAGAGCCGGTATGAGGCTCAGAAACGAATCACCCAGGTGTTTGAGCTGGAGGTCTTAGACTTGTACGGCAGGTTGGAGAAAGATGGCCTCCTGAGAAAACTTGAAGTTGAAAGAACAGAAGCAGCGGAAGCAGCAGAAGAAAG GCTGGACTGCTGCAACGACAGCGGCTCGGGTCCCGTGAGAGGGCACAGCGACGCGGTGTCGGGCCACAACGGGGAGACCAGGCCCCCCCGACCTGGCAGCacccggggcggcgggggcggcagcagcagcagcagcagcagcagccagctcTCCACGCCGGAGAAGCCCCCGGCCCAGCGGGCAGGCCCGTTCAGCAGCCGCTGGGAAACGGCCGTGGGCGAGCCCTCCGCCAGCATCCCCGCGACGGTGGGCTCCCTTCCGAGTTCCAAAAGCTTCCTGGGCATGAAGGCGCGAGAGCTGTTTCGGAACAAGAGCGAGAGCCAGTGCGACGAGGACGGTGTGACCAGCAGCAGCCTTTCTGAGACGCTCAAGCCGGGTGTGGACGCGGGGGTGGAGGCCAAGGCCCCCCTGAGCCCCGACGGCCCGCGCCCAGCGCTGCCCAGCCCGGACAGTGTGGGGCAGCTCCGCATCATGGACTACAACGAGGCTCACCAGGAGCACAGCTGA